One Burkholderia cepacia genomic window carries:
- the ahpC gene encoding alkyl hydroperoxide reductase subunit C, whose amino-acid sequence MPIINTQIKPFKATAYHNGDFVPVSEENFKGKWSVVVFYPADFTFVCPTELGDLADRYAEFQKLGVEIYGVSTDTHFTHKAWHDTSDTIGKIKYPMIGDPTLTLSRNFDVLIEEEGMALRGTFVINPEGEIKLCEIHDNGIGRDAGELLRKVQAAQYIAAHPGEVCPAKWTPGAETLTPSLDLIGKI is encoded by the coding sequence ATGCCGATCATCAACACCCAAATCAAGCCGTTCAAGGCAACCGCTTACCACAACGGCGACTTCGTGCCCGTCTCGGAAGAGAACTTCAAGGGCAAGTGGTCGGTCGTCGTGTTCTACCCGGCCGACTTCACGTTCGTCTGCCCGACCGAGCTGGGCGACCTCGCCGACCGTTACGCGGAATTCCAGAAGCTGGGTGTCGAAATCTACGGCGTGTCGACCGACACGCACTTCACGCACAAGGCATGGCACGACACGTCGGACACGATCGGCAAGATCAAGTACCCGATGATCGGCGACCCGACGCTCACGCTGTCGCGCAATTTCGACGTGCTGATCGAGGAAGAAGGGATGGCACTGCGCGGCACGTTCGTGATCAACCCGGAAGGCGAGATCAAGCTGTGCGAAATCCACGACAACGGCATCGGCCGCGACGCAGGCGAACTGCTGCGCAAGGTGCAGGCTGCGCAATACATCGCGGCGCACCCGGGTGAAGTGTGCCCGGCCAAGTGGACGCCGGGCGCGGAAACGCTGACCCCGTCGCTCGACCTGATCGGCAAGATCTGA
- the ahpF gene encoding alkyl hydroperoxide reductase subunit F gives MLDANLKNQLKAYLEKITRPIELVASLDDGAKSQELLALLNEIASLTDRVTVTERRDDAERKPSFSIGEPGKPAGIRFAGIPMGHEFTSLVLALLQTGGHPIKLDDDVVEQIRALDGDYAFETYFSLSCQNCPEVVQALNVMSLINPRIRHVAIDGALFQDEVESRQIMAVPTMFLNGASFGQGRSSVKEILAKLDTGASARAAKSLENKPVFDTLIVGGGPAGAAAAIYSARKGIATGVVAERFGGQVLDTMAIENFVSVQETEGPKFATALEQHVKQYDVDIMDVQRADALIPGDVHQIRLANGAVLKAKTIVLATGARWREINVPGEREYRNRGVAYCPHCDGPLFKGKRVAVVGGGNSGVEAAIDLAGIVKAVTLIEYGAQLRADEVLQRKLRSLPNVTIVTQAQTTELTGDGSKLNGLVYKDLRSGDTQRIDLEGVFVQIGLVPNTEWLKGTVELSKHGEIVVDARGATSVPGVFAAGDVTTVPFKQIVIAVGEGAKASLGAFDHLIRQDVTAVDAKPAVEEAVAT, from the coding sequence ATGCTCGACGCCAATCTCAAGAACCAACTGAAAGCGTACCTCGAAAAGATCACGCGCCCGATCGAACTCGTCGCTTCGCTCGACGACGGCGCGAAATCGCAGGAACTGCTGGCGCTGCTGAACGAGATTGCGTCGCTGACGGATCGCGTGACCGTGACCGAACGCCGCGACGACGCCGAGCGCAAGCCGTCGTTCTCGATCGGCGAGCCGGGCAAGCCGGCCGGCATCCGCTTCGCCGGCATCCCGATGGGCCACGAATTCACGTCGCTCGTGCTCGCGCTGCTGCAGACGGGCGGCCACCCGATCAAGCTCGACGACGACGTGGTCGAACAGATCCGCGCGCTCGACGGCGACTACGCGTTCGAAACGTATTTCTCGCTCTCGTGCCAGAACTGCCCGGAAGTCGTGCAGGCGCTGAACGTGATGTCGCTGATCAACCCGCGCATCCGCCACGTCGCGATCGACGGCGCGCTGTTCCAGGATGAAGTCGAGTCGCGCCAGATCATGGCCGTGCCGACGATGTTCCTGAACGGCGCCTCGTTCGGCCAGGGCCGCAGCAGCGTGAAGGAAATCCTCGCGAAACTCGATACGGGCGCCAGCGCACGTGCGGCGAAGTCGCTCGAGAACAAGCCGGTGTTCGATACGCTGATCGTCGGCGGCGGCCCGGCAGGCGCGGCGGCCGCCATCTACTCGGCACGCAAGGGCATCGCGACGGGCGTCGTCGCCGAGCGTTTCGGCGGCCAGGTGCTCGACACGATGGCGATCGAAAACTTCGTGTCGGTGCAGGAAACCGAAGGGCCGAAGTTCGCGACCGCGCTCGAACAGCACGTGAAGCAGTACGACGTCGACATCATGGACGTGCAGCGTGCCGATGCGCTGATTCCGGGCGACGTGCACCAGATCCGCCTCGCGAACGGCGCGGTGCTGAAGGCAAAGACGATCGTGCTCGCGACCGGCGCGCGCTGGCGCGAAATCAACGTGCCGGGCGAGCGCGAATACCGCAACCGGGGTGTCGCCTACTGCCCGCACTGCGACGGCCCGCTGTTCAAGGGCAAGCGCGTCGCCGTCGTTGGCGGCGGCAATTCGGGCGTCGAGGCCGCGATCGACCTCGCCGGCATCGTGAAGGCCGTCACGCTGATCGAATACGGTGCGCAACTGCGCGCGGACGAAGTGCTGCAGCGCAAGCTGCGCAGCCTGCCGAACGTCACGATCGTCACGCAGGCGCAGACGACCGAGCTGACCGGCGACGGCAGCAAGCTGAACGGCCTCGTCTACAAGGATCTGCGCTCGGGCGACACGCAGCGCATCGATCTCGAAGGCGTGTTCGTGCAGATCGGCCTCGTGCCGAACACCGAATGGCTGAAAGGCACGGTCGAACTGTCGAAGCACGGCGAGATCGTCGTCGATGCGCGCGGCGCGACGTCGGTGCCGGGCGTGTTCGCGGCCGGCGACGTGACGACGGTACCGTTCAAGCAGATCGTGATCGCGGTGGGTGAAGGCGCGAAGGCATCGCTCGGCGCGTTCGACCACCTGATCCGGCAGGACGTCACGGCCGTCGACGCGAAGCCGGCCGTCGAGGAGGCAGTCGCCACGTAA
- a CDS encoding carboxymuconolactone decarboxylase family protein: MTSRLPPFDPASATDAQKAVLADILSGPRGNLNGPFLGWIASPELAQHAQKLGAFCRYRTGLPLRLSELAILVTAARWRSQAEWHIHHPIALEAGVPAATADAIRRGVAPAFESDDDALIHAFASELYDTRRVSDATFTRAEERFGHEVVVNLVALLGYYALVAMTLNTFGMRADGQTELPFPE, from the coding sequence ATGACTTCGAGACTTCCCCCATTCGACCCCGCATCCGCGACCGATGCGCAGAAGGCCGTGCTGGCCGACATCCTCAGCGGCCCGCGCGGCAACCTGAACGGGCCGTTTCTCGGCTGGATCGCGAGCCCCGAACTGGCCCAGCACGCGCAGAAGCTCGGCGCGTTCTGCCGCTATCGCACGGGCCTGCCGCTGCGGTTGTCGGAACTCGCGATTCTCGTGACGGCCGCGCGCTGGCGCTCGCAGGCCGAGTGGCATATCCACCATCCGATCGCGCTCGAAGCGGGGGTGCCGGCCGCGACGGCCGACGCGATCCGGCGCGGCGTCGCGCCCGCCTTCGAATCGGACGACGATGCGCTGATTCATGCATTCGCGAGCGAGTTGTACGACACGCGGCGCGTGAGCGACGCGACGTTCACGCGCGCGGAGGAGCGTTTCGGCCACGAGGTGGTCGTCAACCTCGTCGCGCTGCTCGGCTACTACGCGCTCGTCGCGATGACGCTGAACACGTTCGGCATGCGCGCGGACGGGCAGACCGAATTGCCGTTTCCGGAGTGA
- a CDS encoding aspartate aminotransferase family protein yields MTTVFHRAPRATLPVAVAGDGIEIIDSTGKRYIDACGGAAVSCLGHSNQRVIDAIKRQAQQLAYAHTSFFTTDVAEELADRLVEAAPAGLEHVYFVSGGSEAVEAALKLARQYFVEKGEPQRRHFIARRQSYHGNTLGALAIGGNAWRREPFLPLLIEAHHVSPCYAYREQRADETEEAFAQRLADELEQKIVELGADNVAAFVAETVVGATAGAVPPVRTYLKKIRAVCDKYGVLLILDEIMSGMGRTGYLYACEEDGVAPDLLTIAKGLGAGYQPIGATLVSDRIYRTIVDGSGFFQHGHTYLGHATACAAALEVQRVIAEEKLLDNVKARGEQLRALLRERYAQHPYVGDVRGRGLFVGVELVRDRDTKATFDPALKLHAAVKREAMQRGLMVYPMGGTIDGRQGDHVLLAPPFICTAQQIDTIVERLSGAIDAAVAAVGA; encoded by the coding sequence ATGACGACCGTTTTCCATCGCGCTCCGCGCGCCACCTTGCCCGTCGCCGTCGCAGGCGACGGCATCGAGATCATCGACTCGACCGGCAAACGCTATATCGACGCGTGCGGCGGCGCGGCCGTTTCGTGTCTCGGCCACAGCAACCAGCGCGTGATCGACGCGATCAAGCGGCAGGCACAGCAACTGGCCTACGCACACACGTCGTTCTTCACGACCGACGTGGCCGAGGAACTCGCCGACCGGCTCGTCGAAGCCGCGCCGGCCGGCCTCGAACACGTGTATTTCGTGTCGGGCGGCTCCGAGGCGGTCGAGGCCGCGCTGAAGCTCGCGCGCCAGTATTTCGTCGAGAAGGGCGAGCCGCAGCGCCGCCATTTCATCGCGCGCCGCCAGAGCTATCACGGCAACACGCTCGGCGCGCTCGCGATCGGCGGGAATGCGTGGCGGCGCGAACCGTTCCTGCCGCTGCTGATCGAGGCGCACCACGTGAGCCCGTGCTACGCATATCGCGAGCAGCGCGCGGACGAAACCGAAGAGGCGTTCGCGCAGCGTCTTGCCGACGAGCTCGAGCAGAAGATCGTCGAACTCGGCGCGGACAACGTCGCGGCGTTCGTCGCGGAGACGGTGGTGGGCGCAACGGCCGGCGCGGTGCCGCCGGTGCGCACGTACCTGAAGAAGATTCGCGCGGTGTGCGACAAGTACGGCGTGCTGCTGATCCTCGACGAGATCATGTCGGGGATGGGGCGTACGGGCTACCTGTACGCGTGCGAAGAAGACGGCGTCGCGCCCGATCTGCTGACGATCGCGAAAGGGCTCGGCGCGGGCTACCAGCCGATCGGCGCGACGCTGGTGAGCGACCGCATCTACCGGACGATCGTCGACGGCTCGGGTTTCTTCCAGCACGGCCACACCTACCTCGGCCATGCGACGGCGTGCGCGGCCGCGCTCGAGGTGCAGCGCGTGATTGCCGAAGAGAAGCTGCTCGACAACGTGAAGGCGCGCGGCGAACAACTGCGTGCGTTGTTGCGCGAGCGTTATGCGCAGCATCCTTATGTCGGCGACGTGCGCGGCCGCGGGCTGTTCGTCGGCGTCGAGCTCGTGCGCGATCGCGACACCAAGGCGACGTTCGATCCGGCGCTGAAGCTGCATGCGGCAGTCAAGCGCGAAGCGATGCAGCGCGGGTTGATGGTGTATCCGATGGGCGGGACGATCGACGGACGCCAGGGCGACCATGTGCTGCTCGCGCCGCCTTTCATCTGCACCGCGCAGCAGATCGACACGATCGTCGAGCGGCTGTCGGGCGCGATCGACGCCGCGGTGGCGGCGGTCGGCGCATGA
- a CDS encoding C45 family autoproteolytic acyltransferase/hydolase: MPLSLSPVIAGAPFDIGVRLGELARPVFDAYMQQSSAWQAVRRWRGHPFVDALRQAALAAYPDLVAELDGIAAGVGWPAEDIFLWNCRGELIHNAPDGCTTLAARDAAGTRWIAHNEDGDPFLRERCLLVDVQPEGKPGFVSFYYPGSLPGHTFAANRAGIVQAINNLRIKTPAPGVPRMILARAVLDAASLDAAADVLRANARASGFHHTLGATGDTRLLGIEASAARCSVVDVATLAGHANHLVHPGCEAEAQIVTQSSADRQRRVDALTPGIDAIDEAALLRVLGDRAPEGLPIYRDDPADPDDENTLATAVFAIDAAGIDVTIHQQGTQRFATRIVPSGRAHDAS, from the coding sequence ATGCCGCTTTCCCTTTCCCCCGTCATCGCCGGCGCGCCGTTCGACATCGGCGTGCGCCTCGGCGAGCTTGCCCGCCCCGTGTTCGACGCCTACATGCAGCAGAGCAGCGCGTGGCAGGCCGTGCGCCGCTGGCGCGGCCACCCGTTCGTCGATGCGCTGCGGCAGGCGGCGCTGGCCGCGTACCCCGATCTCGTCGCGGAACTGGACGGGATCGCGGCGGGTGTCGGCTGGCCGGCCGAGGACATCTTCCTGTGGAACTGCCGCGGCGAGCTGATCCACAACGCGCCGGACGGCTGCACGACGCTTGCCGCGCGCGACGCGGCCGGCACGCGCTGGATCGCGCACAACGAGGACGGCGATCCGTTCCTGCGCGAACGCTGCCTGCTCGTCGACGTGCAGCCCGAGGGCAAGCCGGGCTTCGTCAGTTTCTACTACCCGGGCTCGCTGCCGGGGCACACCTTCGCCGCGAACCGGGCCGGCATCGTGCAGGCGATCAACAACCTGCGGATCAAGACGCCCGCGCCGGGCGTGCCGCGCATGATCCTGGCGCGCGCCGTGCTCGATGCGGCGTCGCTCGACGCGGCCGCCGACGTGCTGCGCGCGAACGCGCGCGCAAGCGGCTTTCACCATACGCTCGGCGCGACCGGCGACACGCGGCTGCTGGGCATCGAGGCGAGTGCCGCGCGCTGCTCGGTCGTCGACGTGGCGACGCTGGCCGGGCACGCGAACCATCTCGTGCATCCGGGCTGCGAAGCAGAGGCGCAGATCGTCACGCAATCGTCGGCCGATCGTCAGCGGCGGGTCGATGCGTTGACGCCCGGTATCGACGCGATCGACGAAGCCGCGCTGCTGCGCGTGCTCGGCGATCGTGCACCGGAAGGGTTGCCGATCTACCGTGACGATCCTGCGGACCCCGACGACGAAAATACGCTGGCCACGGCCGTGTTCGCGATCGACGCAGCGGGCATCGACGTCACCATTCACCAACAAGGCACGCAGCGTTTCGCGACGCGCATCGTGCCGTCCGGACGCGCGCACGACGCATCCTGA
- the glnQ gene encoding glutamine ABC transporter ATP-binding protein GlnQ yields the protein MSMIEFQNVSKSFGHVPVLKHIDLKIDAGEVVVVIGPSGSGKSTMLRCINALEKITGGELLVDGQSVRGNATTIRNIRLEAGMVFQQFNLFPQMTALENVMFGPIQVRGASRADARDQAMALLDKVGLESRANHYPSELSGGQQQRVAIARALAIRPRLMLFDEPTSALDPELRHEVLKVMQDLANEGMTMIVVTHEIGFAKRVGTRLLFMDQGGIAEDGHPVDLIDRPPTPRLKEFLKHVS from the coding sequence ATGAGCATGATCGAATTCCAGAACGTGTCGAAGAGCTTCGGTCACGTGCCGGTGCTGAAGCACATCGACCTGAAGATCGACGCGGGCGAGGTGGTCGTCGTGATCGGCCCGTCGGGGTCGGGCAAGTCGACGATGCTGCGCTGTATCAACGCGCTCGAGAAGATCACCGGCGGCGAGCTGCTCGTCGACGGCCAGAGCGTGCGCGGCAACGCGACGACGATCCGCAACATCCGGCTCGAAGCCGGCATGGTGTTCCAGCAGTTCAACCTGTTTCCGCAAATGACCGCGCTCGAGAACGTGATGTTCGGGCCGATCCAGGTGCGCGGCGCGTCACGTGCCGACGCACGCGACCAGGCGATGGCGCTGCTCGACAAGGTCGGCCTCGAATCGCGCGCGAATCATTACCCGTCGGAGCTGTCGGGCGGCCAGCAGCAGCGTGTCGCGATCGCGCGCGCACTCGCGATCCGGCCGCGGCTGATGCTGTTCGACGAGCCGACGTCGGCGCTCGATCCGGAATTGCGCCACGAAGTGCTGAAAGTGATGCAGGATCTCGCTAACGAAGGGATGACGATGATCGTCGTCACGCACGAGATCGGCTTCGCGAAACGGGTCGGCACGCGCCTGCTGTTCATGGATCAGGGTGGCATTGCCGAGGACGGCCATCCGGTCGACCTGATCGACCGGCCGCCGACGCCGCGCCTGAAGGAATTCCTGAAACACGTGTCCTGA
- a CDS encoding RNA-guided endonuclease InsQ/TnpB family protein: MILVYRYRVKSLNGLLNRQSRAVNYVWNFCNDTQKHALKWGKKWPTGFDLNVLTTGSSKELGIHSGTINATCEQYAKSRSQHRRPYLRYRGRKSLGWVPLKGRDLKREGDAFRFAGNTFRVFNSRPLPEGKIKDGTNFAQDARGNWFLNIVIEMPDVPARPIRSGVGIDLGLKDFATLSTGEKLPNDRFGRRAAEKLAKAQRARKHKRHIAKLHAKVANARADFQHKLALDLVRRFDYIAVGNVSAAKLARTRMAKSVYDASWSSFRNKLRYKAIAHGATFEEVDESGSTQSCSACGSKDSTTRPKGIAGLRIREWACSDCGAEHDRDTNAALNILRCGRASPVVGIASR, translated from the coding sequence ATGATTCTTGTCTACCGCTACCGGGTGAAGTCGCTCAACGGACTGCTCAACAGGCAGAGCCGCGCGGTGAACTACGTCTGGAACTTCTGCAATGACACGCAGAAGCACGCGCTCAAGTGGGGCAAGAAGTGGCCGACGGGATTCGACCTGAACGTGCTGACGACCGGCAGCAGCAAGGAACTCGGCATCCACTCCGGCACGATCAACGCGACGTGCGAGCAATATGCGAAGTCGCGCAGCCAGCACCGTCGGCCCTACCTGCGCTATCGCGGCAGGAAATCGCTGGGTTGGGTGCCGCTGAAGGGCCGTGACCTGAAGCGCGAGGGTGACGCGTTCCGTTTCGCCGGCAACACGTTTCGCGTGTTCAACAGCCGGCCGCTTCCCGAAGGCAAGATCAAGGATGGAACCAACTTCGCGCAGGATGCGCGCGGCAACTGGTTTCTCAACATCGTGATCGAGATGCCGGATGTTCCGGCCCGACCTATCCGTTCCGGTGTCGGCATCGATCTCGGCCTGAAAGACTTCGCCACACTTTCGACCGGCGAGAAGCTGCCCAACGACCGGTTCGGTCGACGCGCGGCCGAAAAGCTGGCGAAAGCGCAACGGGCGCGCAAGCACAAGCGGCATATCGCGAAGCTGCACGCCAAGGTCGCGAATGCCCGTGCCGACTTCCAGCACAAGCTCGCGCTCGATCTGGTGCGGCGTTTCGATTACATCGCGGTCGGCAACGTGTCGGCCGCGAAACTCGCCAGAACCAGGATGGCGAAGAGCGTCTACGACGCATCCTGGTCGTCCTTCCGAAACAAGCTCCGTTACAAAGCGATCGCGCACGGAGCGACGTTCGAGGAAGTCGACGAAAGCGGTTCGACCCAGTCCTGTTCGGCGTGCGGGTCGAAAGACAGCACGACGCGGCCGAAAGGTATCGCGGGACTGCGAATAAGAGAGTGGGCCTGCAGTGACTGTGGTGCCGAGCATGATCGAGATACCAACGCTGCGTTGAACATTCTCCGATGCGGACGTGCATCGCCAGTGGTGGGAATCGCCTCTCGTTAG
- the glnP gene encoding glutamine ABC transporter permease GlnP: MNFDWSAIWAALPDLMDGVRLTVFIAFFGLVGGFIVGMIAGMFRAYGPKAMNVLAQVYIELIRGTPIVVQVMFLYFALPLLAHIRIDGLTAAIIAITVNSGAYLAEVVRGALLSIPKGLTEAGLAMGLSMPRVLLKVVGPLAFRRLIPPLGNQCIVSLKDTSLFIVIGVGELTRKGQEIIAGNFQAVEIWSAVAVIYLLLTGAMTLTLRLVEKRMKIL, encoded by the coding sequence GTGAATTTCGATTGGTCGGCGATCTGGGCGGCGTTGCCGGACCTGATGGACGGGGTCCGGTTGACGGTGTTCATCGCATTTTTCGGGCTGGTGGGCGGCTTCATCGTCGGGATGATCGCGGGCATGTTCCGCGCATACGGACCGAAGGCGATGAACGTGCTCGCGCAGGTCTATATAGAGTTGATTCGCGGCACGCCGATCGTCGTGCAGGTGATGTTCCTGTACTTCGCGCTGCCGTTGCTCGCGCATATCCGCATCGACGGCCTGACGGCCGCGATCATCGCGATCACGGTGAATTCCGGCGCGTATCTCGCGGAAGTGGTGCGCGGCGCGTTGCTGTCGATCCCGAAGGGGCTGACGGAGGCGGGGCTCGCGATGGGGTTGTCGATGCCGCGCGTGCTGCTGAAGGTGGTCGGGCCGCTCGCGTTCCGGCGGCTGATTCCGCCGCTCGGCAACCAGTGCATCGTGAGCCTGAAGGACACGTCGCTGTTCATCGTGATCGGCGTAGGCGAACTGACGCGCAAGGGGCAGGAAATCATCGCGGGCAATTTCCAGGCGGTCGAGATCTGGAGCGCCGTGGCCGTCATCTACCTGCTGCTGACCGGCGCGATGACGCTGACGCTGCGGCTCGTCGAAAAGAGGATGAAAATCCTTTGA